The Serpentinimonas maccroryi genome has a segment encoding these proteins:
- the rpmI gene encoding 50S ribosomal protein L35 — translation MPKMKTKSSAKKRFRVRPGGTVKRGQAFKRHILTKKSTKNKRQLRGAVNVHETNMGHMAQMLPFAGL, via the coding sequence ATGCCCAAAATGAAGACCAAAAGCAGCGCGAAAAAGCGTTTTCGCGTTCGTCCGGGTGGCACCGTCAAGCGCGGCCAAGCCTTCAAGCGTCACATCCTGACCAAGAAGAGCACGAAAAACAAGCGCCAGCTGCGCGGTGCAGTGAATGTGCATGAGACCAATATGGGTCACATGGCGCAGATGCTGCCCTTTGCCGGCCTGTAA
- a CDS encoding alpha/beta hydrolase gives MTPSPPPAQPRIVFSHANSFPGPTYRVLFERLQQLGYSVSAPEKFGHDPAYPVTSNWPHLVQQLADFVLRQYPSAAERGTPLYLVGHSLGGFLSLMCAAKHPLLGGQPVAGVVLLDSPLLSGWRARALEAAKRTRLIGAVSPGQVSRKRRNSWANAAEALAHFAHKKAFARWDQRVLHDYIEHGTHEVATAQGSRRVLSFEREVETAIYNTLPHHLDRLLRRHPLACPLAFIGGSDSVELRQVGLALTHQLVGNTPSERLQTIEGSHLFPMERPEESAAAIDRALRSFS, from the coding sequence ATGACCCCTTCGCCACCGCCAGCGCAACCCCGGATCGTGTTTTCGCACGCCAACAGCTTTCCCGGCCCCACCTACCGCGTGCTGTTCGAGCGCTTGCAGCAGCTGGGCTACTCGGTCAGTGCGCCCGAAAAATTTGGCCACGACCCGGCCTACCCGGTGACCAGCAACTGGCCGCACCTGGTGCAGCAGCTGGCCGATTTCGTGTTGCGCCAGTACCCCAGCGCGGCCGAGCGCGGCACGCCCTTGTATCTGGTGGGCCATTCGCTGGGCGGCTTCCTGAGCCTGATGTGCGCCGCCAAGCACCCGCTGCTGGGCGGCCAGCCGGTGGCCGGGGTGGTGCTGCTCGATTCGCCCCTGCTCAGCGGTTGGCGTGCCCGCGCCCTAGAAGCCGCCAAGCGGACGCGGCTCATCGGCGCCGTGTCGCCCGGGCAGGTAAGCCGCAAGCGGCGCAACAGCTGGGCCAACGCGGCCGAGGCGCTGGCGCACTTTGCCCACAAAAAAGCCTTTGCGCGCTGGGACCAGCGGGTGCTGCACGACTACATCGAGCACGGCACGCACGAGGTCGCCACCGCCCAGGGCAGCCGGCGCGTGCTCAGCTTCGAGCGCGAAGTCGAAACCGCCATCTACAACACCTTGCCGCACCACCTCGACCGGCTGCTGCGCCGGCACCCGCTGGCGTGTCCGCTGGCCTTCATCGGCGGCAGCGATTCGGTCGAGCTGCGCCAAGTGGGCTTGGCGCTCACGCACCAGCTGGTAGGCAACACGCCCAGCGAGCGGCTGCAAACCATCGAGGGCAGCCACCTGTTCCCCATGGAGCGCCCCGAGGAAAGCGCGGCGGCCATCGACCGGGCGCTGCGCAGCTTTTCTTAG
- the pheT gene encoding phenylalanine--tRNA ligase subunit beta codes for MQFPESWLREFCNPPLSSEQLADTLTMAGLEVEERRPAAPPFSGVVVARIEHLEPHPQAERLRVCQVDVGGGERLQIVCGAPNARAGMVVPCARVGAVLPPGPSGEALHIGLGQLRGVASHGMLCSAQELGIADDASGLLELPADAPLGQDVRTCLQLDDQIFTLKLTPNLAHCLSVYGVARELAALTGAPLHTPAWPRVAPTQTEVLPVQVLAPDLCGRFSGRIVRGINAGAATPAWMVQRLARCGQRSVSALVDISNYVMFEFGRPSHIFDLAHIEGGLQVRWGCAGETLQLLNGQTVSVDETVGVIADAQALESLAGIMGGAATAVSDATRDVYLEAAFWWPKAIAGRSRRYHFSTDAGHRFERGVDPATTVEHLERITELILQICGGQPGPIDDQSLNLPQPQPVALRVARAAKVIGMPLTLEQCAQALRRLGLQVHEGQGSLSVTPPSYRFDLQIEADLIEEVARLIGYEHLPHTPPLAPVTALAQPERRRGPYALRRQLAQLGYQETINFSFVQERWERDWAGNAQPIALLNPIASQMSVMRSSLLGSLLAVLKFNTERKAERVRVFELGRVFRHDAAVPDGPTSVAGVAQPLRVAALAWGDALPLQWGEGARSVDFHDLKGDLQALLAPRQARFEPAEHPALHPGRCAQVWLDGQAIGYIGELHPRWRQSEGWQQAPVLFELELEPLLQRELVQAQPVHRHQPVQRDLAVVLPERVAHAELLATVRGADRTGWLTDVRLFDIYRPKPDRLLGHNAGAGGLVEGEQSWALRLTLERDDANLTDAQIDAVVQSVLAALSAQLHARLRA; via the coding sequence ATGCAATTCCCCGAATCCTGGTTGCGCGAATTCTGCAACCCCCCCTTGAGCAGCGAGCAGCTGGCCGACACCTTGACCATGGCCGGCCTAGAGGTCGAAGAGCGCCGCCCCGCCGCGCCGCCTTTTAGCGGCGTGGTGGTGGCGCGCATCGAGCACCTCGAGCCGCACCCACAGGCCGAGCGGCTGCGCGTCTGCCAAGTCGATGTGGGCGGCGGCGAGCGCTTGCAGATTGTCTGCGGTGCGCCCAATGCGCGCGCCGGCATGGTGGTGCCGTGCGCGCGGGTGGGGGCGGTGCTGCCGCCGGGGCCCAGCGGCGAAGCGCTGCACATCGGGCTCGGGCAGCTGCGCGGCGTGGCCAGCCACGGCATGCTGTGCTCGGCGCAGGAGTTGGGCATCGCCGACGACGCCAGCGGCTTGCTCGAGCTGCCCGCCGACGCTCCGCTGGGGCAAGATGTGCGCACCTGCCTGCAGCTCGACGATCAAATTTTCACCCTCAAACTCACCCCCAACCTCGCGCACTGCCTGAGCGTCTATGGCGTGGCGCGCGAGCTGGCCGCGCTCACCGGGGCGCCGCTGCACACCCCGGCTTGGCCGCGCGTGGCCCCCACGCAAACCGAGGTGCTGCCGGTGCAAGTGCTTGCCCCCGATCTGTGTGGGCGCTTCAGCGGCCGCATCGTGCGCGGCATCAACGCCGGCGCCGCCACCCCGGCCTGGATGGTGCAGCGGCTGGCGCGCTGCGGCCAGCGCAGCGTTTCGGCGCTGGTGGACATCTCCAACTACGTGATGTTCGAGTTCGGCCGCCCCTCCCACATTTTTGACTTGGCGCACATCGAGGGCGGCTTGCAGGTGCGCTGGGGCTGCGCCGGCGAGACGCTGCAGCTGCTCAACGGCCAAACGGTGAGCGTGGACGAAACGGTGGGCGTGATCGCCGATGCGCAGGCGCTGGAATCGCTGGCCGGCATCATGGGCGGAGCGGCCACAGCGGTGAGCGACGCCACGCGCGATGTCTATCTCGAGGCCGCTTTTTGGTGGCCCAAGGCCATCGCCGGGCGCTCGCGCCGCTACCACTTCAGCACCGACGCCGGGCACCGCTTTGAGCGCGGGGTCGATCCGGCCACCACGGTCGAGCACCTCGAGCGCATCACCGAGCTGATTTTGCAGATTTGCGGCGGCCAACCCGGCCCGATCGACGACCAGAGCCTGAACCTGCCGCAGCCGCAGCCGGTGGCGCTGCGGGTGGCGCGCGCGGCCAAGGTGATCGGCATGCCGCTCACGCTCGAGCAGTGCGCGCAGGCGCTGCGCCGCCTCGGGCTGCAGGTGCACGAAGGGCAGGGCAGCCTGAGCGTGACGCCGCCTTCGTACCGCTTCGATTTGCAGATCGAAGCCGACCTGATCGAAGAAGTGGCGCGCCTGATCGGCTACGAGCACCTGCCGCACACGCCGCCGCTGGCGCCAGTGACGGCGCTGGCGCAGCCTGAGCGCCGCCGCGGCCCCTACGCGTTGCGGCGCCAACTGGCGCAGCTGGGCTACCAAGAAACCATCAACTTCAGTTTCGTGCAAGAGCGCTGGGAGCGCGACTGGGCGGGCAACGCCCAGCCGATCGCCCTGCTCAACCCCATCGCCAGCCAGATGAGCGTGATGCGCTCCTCGCTGCTGGGCAGCTTGCTGGCGGTGCTCAAGTTCAACACCGAACGCAAGGCCGAGCGTGTGCGCGTGTTCGAGCTCGGGCGCGTGTTTCGTCATGACGCGGCGGTGCCCGACGGCCCCACCAGCGTGGCCGGCGTGGCGCAGCCGCTGCGCGTAGCCGCGCTGGCTTGGGGCGATGCGCTGCCGTTGCAGTGGGGCGAGGGCGCGCGCAGCGTCGATTTCCACGACCTCAAGGGCGATCTGCAAGCCCTGCTGGCCCCGCGCCAAGCGCGCTTCGAGCCGGCCGAGCACCCGGCGCTGCACCCGGGCCGCTGCGCCCAGGTGTGGCTCGACGGGCAGGCGATCGGTTACATTGGCGAGCTGCACCCGCGCTGGCGCCAGAGCGAGGGCTGGCAGCAGGCCCCGGTGCTGTTCGAGCTCGAGCTCGAGCCGCTGCTGCAGCGCGAGCTGGTGCAGGCGCAACCGGTGCACCGGCACCAGCCGGTGCAGCGCGACCTGGCCGTGGTGCTGCCCGAGCGCGTCGCGCACGCCGAGCTGCTGGCCACCGTGCGCGGCGCCGACCGCACGGGCTGGCTCACCGACGTGCGACTGTTTGATATTTACCGCCCCAAACCCGACAGGCTCCTAGGGCACAATGCGGGGGCTGGGGGCCTAGTCGAAGGCGAGCAGAGTTGGGCTTTGCGCCTGACGCTGGAGCGCGACGACGCCAACCTGACCGATGCGCAAATCGATGCCGTGGTGCAGTCGGTGCTGGCCGCGTTGTCGGCACAATTGCACGCGCGCTTGCGCGCCTGA
- the pheS gene encoding phenylalanine--tRNA ligase subunit alpha, with product MNELDTLLQSARAQFAQAHTPAELENAKAQYLGKSGRLTELMKGLASLSVDEKKTRGAAINVSKQAIEAALNQRRAELAEAELQRQLQAEALDVTLPGRQRGSGGLHPVSLTLERIEAIFGSMGFAVADGPEIETDWFNFTALNTPADHPARSMHDTFYVQVGEQPEPYLLRTHTSPMQIRHALQHVQRHKQLAGADAAALFDGAMPEIRVIAPGRTYRVDSDATHSPMFHQCEGLWIGENVSFKDLKFVFTDFCRTFFESDDLVLRFRPSFFPFTEPSAEIDIQFQSGPLAGRWLEVAGSGQVHPNVVRNMGLCPERYIGFAFGMGPDRLTMLRYGVADLRLFFDGDLRFLRQFQ from the coding sequence ATGAACGAACTCGACACCCTGCTGCAATCGGCGCGCGCGCAGTTCGCGCAGGCCCACACCCCCGCCGAGCTAGAAAACGCCAAGGCCCAGTACCTAGGCAAGAGCGGCCGCCTGACCGAACTCATGAAAGGGCTGGCCAGCCTGAGCGTGGACGAGAAAAAGACCCGGGGCGCGGCCATCAATGTAAGCAAGCAGGCCATCGAGGCCGCGCTCAACCAGCGCCGCGCCGAGCTGGCCGAGGCCGAACTGCAGCGCCAGTTGCAGGCCGAGGCGCTGGACGTGACGCTGCCCGGGCGCCAGCGCGGCAGCGGCGGCCTGCACCCGGTGAGCCTGACGCTGGAGCGCATCGAGGCCATTTTTGGCTCCATGGGTTTTGCGGTCGCCGACGGCCCCGAGATCGAAACCGACTGGTTCAACTTCACCGCGCTCAACACGCCCGCCGACCACCCGGCGCGCTCGATGCACGACACCTTTTACGTGCAGGTGGGCGAGCAGCCCGAGCCCTATCTGCTGCGCACCCACACCAGCCCGATGCAGATCCGCCACGCGCTGCAACACGTGCAGCGCCACAAGCAGCTGGCGGGGGCGGATGCCGCCGCGCTGTTTGACGGCGCCATGCCCGAAATCCGCGTGATTGCGCCCGGCCGCACCTACCGCGTGGACAGCGACGCCACCCATTCGCCCATGTTCCACCAGTGCGAGGGGCTGTGGATCGGCGAAAACGTGAGCTTCAAAGACCTGAAGTTCGTGTTCACCGATTTTTGCCGCACCTTCTTCGAATCCGACGATCTGGTGTTGCGATTTCGCCCCAGCTTCTTTCCCTTCACCGAGCCCAGCGCCGAGATCGACATCCAGTTTCAGTCTGGCCCGCTGGCCGGGCGCTGGCTCGAGGTGGCGGGATCGGGTCAGGTGCACCCCAACGTGGTGCGCAACATGGGGCTATGCCCCGAGCGCTACATCGGCTTTGCCTTTGGCATGGGGCCCGACCGCCTGACCATGCTGCGCTACGGCGTGGCCGATTTGCGCCTGTTTTTCGACGGCGACCTGCGGTTTTTGCGCCAGTTTCAATGA
- a CDS encoding undecaprenyl-diphosphate phosphatase, which yields MDIVLLLKAAVMGLVQGITEFLPISSTGHLILTSALLGLYGEKVRLFEVVIQVGALLAIVSVYLERLLDTAKGLPRGDAVAWRFTSNLVIGCLPAVILGVLFFDFITGVLFNPLVVAFSFISGGLVILWVEARQARQPPQRIQEVDAVGWRDSLTVGLIQCLALVPGVSRSGATIVGAMAFGFSRRAATEFSFFLSIPMLVGAAGYDLYKNADLLTRADLPFFAVGMVVTWLSAWACVRWLLRYVAQHTFVPFAWYRIGFGLLVLLTAYMGWVDWTR from the coding sequence ATGGACATCGTTTTGCTGCTCAAGGCCGCCGTGATGGGGCTGGTGCAGGGCATCACCGAGTTTTTGCCGATTTCTTCCACCGGGCACCTGATCCTGACCTCGGCCTTGCTCGGGCTCTACGGCGAGAAGGTGCGGCTGTTCGAGGTTGTGATCCAGGTCGGGGCGCTGCTGGCCATCGTCTCGGTCTATCTGGAGCGGTTGCTGGACACTGCCAAGGGGCTGCCGCGTGGCGACGCCGTGGCTTGGCGCTTCACCAGCAACCTCGTCATCGGCTGCCTGCCGGCGGTAATCCTGGGAGTGCTGTTCTTCGACTTCATCACCGGCGTGCTGTTCAACCCGCTGGTGGTGGCCTTCAGTTTCATCTCGGGCGGGCTGGTGATCCTGTGGGTCGAGGCCAGGCAGGCGCGTCAGCCGCCGCAGCGCATCCAAGAGGTCGACGCGGTGGGCTGGCGCGATTCGCTCACCGTTGGGCTGATTCAGTGCCTGGCGCTGGTGCCGGGTGTGAGCCGCTCGGGGGCCACCATCGTCGGGGCCATGGCCTTTGGCTTTTCGCGCCGCGCCGCCACCGAGTTCAGTTTTTTTCTCTCGATCCCGATGCTGGTCGGGGCAGCGGGCTATGACCTGTACAAAAACGCCGATCTGCTCACCCGCGCCGACCTGCCGTTTTTTGCCGTCGGCATGGTCGTGACTTGGCTTTCGGCTTGGGCTTGCGTGCGCTGGCTGCTGCGTTACGTGGCGCAGCACACTTTTGTGCCCTTTGCCTGGTACCGCATCGGCTTTGGGCTGCTGGTGCTGCTCACGGCCTACATGGGCTGGGTGGACTGGACGCGCTAA
- a CDS encoding methylated-DNA--[protein]-cysteine S-methyltransferase codes for MHQIRLTCPIGELLLVAQPEHLLGVWFADQSGIPAWATVAAPNPELPLLRQTALQLEQYFAGVRQRFDLPLDLSRGSAFEQAVWGALAGIAPGQLCSYLDIARAIGRPRAARAVGGALGRNPIGIVLPCHRVLGSKGQLTGYTGGVARKQALLDLEARWAAA; via the coding sequence ATGCACCAAATCCGCCTCACCTGCCCCATAGGCGAGTTGCTGCTGGTGGCACAACCCGAACACCTGCTGGGCGTTTGGTTTGCCGACCAATCTGGTATTCCCGCTTGGGCCACCGTCGCAGCGCCCAACCCCGAACTCCCGCTGCTGCGCCAAACCGCACTGCAGTTGGAGCAATACTTTGCCGGTGTGCGCCAACGCTTTGATCTGCCGCTCGACCTGAGCCGGGGCAGCGCCTTTGAGCAGGCGGTGTGGGGGGCTTTGGCGGGCATCGCGCCGGGCCAATTGTGCAGTTACCTAGACATCGCCCGCGCCATTGGGCGGCCGCGTGCGGCGCGGGCTGTGGGCGGGGCGCTGGGGCGCAACCCGATCGGCATCGTACTGCCCTGCCACCGCGTACTGGGCAGCAAAGGCCAGCTCACCGGCTACACCGGCGGAGTGGCGCGCAAACAGGCTTTGCTCGACCTAGAAGCGCGCTGGGCTGCGGCCTGA
- the infC gene encoding translation initiation factor IF-3: MATTAPNFRDRRHREERAHRLNREILVPEVRLLGPEGEAIGVVSIQEALRMAGELDVDLVEIAAIAKPPVCRLIDYGKFKYAEQKKAAEAKSKQKVIEVKEIKFRPGTDDGDYHIKMRNIRRFLEEGDKCKVTLRFRGREITHQEIGLALLQRIREELGDAIVVEQFPKLEGRQMIMMIAPGRKKSGGTKPVSETAPVAQPA; encoded by the coding sequence ATCGCTACAACTGCTCCGAACTTCCGCGATCGCCGCCACCGCGAAGAACGCGCCCACCGCCTCAACCGCGAGATCCTCGTGCCCGAGGTGCGCCTGCTGGGCCCAGAGGGCGAGGCCATTGGTGTGGTCAGCATTCAAGAAGCGCTGCGCATGGCTGGTGAACTCGACGTCGATCTGGTCGAAATCGCCGCCATCGCCAAACCCCCGGTGTGTCGCCTGATCGATTACGGCAAGTTCAAGTACGCCGAGCAGAAAAAAGCCGCCGAAGCCAAGTCGAAGCAAAAAGTCATCGAGGTCAAGGAAATCAAGTTCCGCCCCGGCACCGATGACGGCGACTACCACATCAAGATGCGCAACATCCGCCGCTTCCTCGAAGAAGGCGACAAGTGCAAGGTGACGCTGCGTTTTCGGGGCCGCGAGATCACGCACCAAGAAATCGGGCTGGCGCTGTTGCAGCGCATCCGCGAAGAGCTCGGCGATGCGATCGTGGTGGAGCAATTCCCCAAGCTCGAAGGGCGCCAGATGATCATGATGATTGCCCCCGGACGCAAAAAGTCGGGGGGCACCAAACCGGTGTCGGAAACGGCACCCGTCGCCCAGCCTGCTTAA
- the rplT gene encoding 50S ribosomal protein L20 codes for MPRVKRGVTARARHKKVLALAKGFRGRRGNVYRIAKQAVMKAGQYAYRDRRARKRVFRQLWIARINAGARELGLSYSQFANGLKKAAIAIDRKVLADLAVNDRAAFARIVEQARAHLGAAPAVAA; via the coding sequence ATGCCTCGCGTCAAACGTGGTGTAACGGCACGCGCCCGTCACAAAAAAGTATTGGCTTTGGCCAAAGGTTTCCGCGGCCGCCGCGGCAATGTCTATCGCATCGCCAAACAGGCGGTGATGAAGGCCGGCCAGTACGCCTACCGCGACCGCCGCGCCCGCAAGCGCGTGTTTCGCCAGCTGTGGATTGCGCGCATCAACGCCGGCGCGCGCGAACTCGGCCTGAGCTACAGCCAGTTTGCCAACGGTCTGAAAAAAGCCGCCATCGCCATCGACCGCAAGGTGCTGGCTGATCTGGCCGTCAACGACCGCGCCGCTTTTGCGCGCATTGTTGAGCAGGCGCGGGCGCACCTTGGCGCAGCCCCCGCTGTGGCAGCCTGA
- a CDS encoding N-acetylmuramoyl-L-alanine amidase: MRRRSALQWLGSSLVLTLGAPQLAWGATIVAVRLWPAPDYTRLTIESDAALQATPHFMTDPPRVALDLEGIELAPMVQQITGKVRPDDPNVAAIRVAQHAPRVVRLVVDLKRPINPQVFQLTPVAAFQHRLVLDLYPVQARDPLDELIAQRLRELNEPATAAAGAPNDSAPVPAPAAPSPPDPLGELIARLPDDQRAAAPSLGTIRLPPPPAAATPDPPAQAQANQAPTRPSTPTATASGASRPRAGPSGSTGGRADRLIVVAIDAGHGGEDPGAIGPGGTREKDVVLSIARKLRDRVNRTQVNGHTLRAFMTRDGDYFVPLRVRVQKARRVQADLFVSVHADAFFTPRPRGSSVFALSERGATSAAAQWMANRENAADKVGGVNLREQETVLQRIMLDMSTTAQINDSLRVGDVMLREIGRVGRLHKPRVEQAGFAVLRAPDIPSLLIETTFISNPDEERRLRDPRFQNQMADAMLRGIVAYFERNPPLARRREV; the protein is encoded by the coding sequence ATGAGGCGCCGCAGCGCCCTGCAGTGGCTGGGCTCGAGCTTGGTGCTCACGCTCGGCGCGCCGCAGCTGGCTTGGGGTGCCACCATCGTGGCCGTGCGCCTGTGGCCGGCGCCCGACTACACCCGCCTGACCATCGAATCCGACGCCGCGCTGCAAGCCACGCCGCACTTCATGACCGACCCGCCCCGGGTGGCGCTGGACCTCGAGGGCATCGAGCTGGCCCCGATGGTGCAGCAGATCACCGGCAAGGTGCGCCCCGACGACCCCAACGTGGCCGCGATTCGCGTCGCGCAGCACGCGCCCCGGGTGGTGCGGCTGGTGGTGGACTTGAAGCGCCCGATCAATCCGCAGGTGTTCCAGCTCACCCCGGTGGCCGCGTTCCAGCACCGCCTCGTGCTCGATCTGTACCCCGTGCAAGCGCGCGACCCGCTGGATGAACTGATTGCGCAGCGCCTACGCGAGCTCAACGAACCCGCCACGGCAGCCGCTGGAGCCCCCAACGACAGCGCGCCTGTTCCGGCACCCGCTGCGCCCAGCCCCCCCGACCCGCTGGGCGAGTTGATTGCCCGCTTGCCTGACGACCAGCGCGCCGCTGCGCCCAGCCTTGGAACCATCAGGCTGCCGCCCCCTCCGGCTGCTGCCACGCCAGACCCACCCGCTCAGGCTCAGGCCAACCAGGCCCCCACCAGGCCTTCGACTCCGACCGCAACCGCCTCGGGTGCAAGCCGGCCACGCGCCGGGCCCAGCGGCAGCACCGGCGGCCGCGCCGACCGCCTGATCGTCGTTGCCATTGACGCCGGTCACGGCGGCGAAGACCCAGGGGCCATCGGCCCTGGCGGCACGCGCGAAAAGGACGTGGTGCTGTCGATTGCCCGCAAATTGCGCGATCGCGTCAACCGCACCCAAGTCAACGGCCACACCTTGCGCGCCTTCATGACGCGCGACGGCGACTACTTCGTGCCGCTGCGGGTGCGGGTGCAAAAGGCGCGCCGGGTGCAGGCCGATCTGTTTGTGAGCGTACACGCCGATGCGTTTTTCACGCCGCGCCCACGCGGCTCGAGCGTGTTTGCGCTCAGCGAACGCGGTGCCACCAGCGCCGCCGCCCAATGGATGGCCAACCGTGAAAACGCCGCCGACAAGGTGGGCGGGGTCAATCTGCGCGAGCAAGAAACGGTGCTGCAGCGCATCATGCTCGACATGAGCACGACGGCGCAGATCAACGACAGCCTGCGCGTGGGCGATGTGATGTTGCGCGAAATAGGCCGTGTCGGGCGCCTGCACAAGCCCCGCGTCGAACAAGCCGGCTTTGCCGTGCTGCGCGCGCCCGACATCCCCAGCCTGTTGATCGAAACCACCTTCATCAGCAACCCCGACGAAGAGCGCCGCCTGCGCGACCCGCGCTTTCAAAACCAGATGGCCGACGCCATGCTGCGCGGCATCGTCGCCTACTTCGAGCGCAACCCACCCCTGGCACGCCGGCGCGAAGTCTGA
- the tsaE gene encoding tRNA (adenosine(37)-N6)-threonylcarbamoyltransferase complex ATPase subunit type 1 TsaE produces the protein MSRIEHNPAIVGSTAPAAQPLACTTLLLADESATAALAARLATCDQIGQAHLHWHGDLGSGKTTFVRHLLRALGVQGRIKSPSYAIVETYRLEAGPRWSAGLEAVHADFYRLINPQEWEDAGLRELFTQPGLKLVEWPQKAAGMLPMPDLELHLETLADDSRRLRVRARSARGVRLLEALQA, from the coding sequence TTGAGCCGCATCGAACATAACCCTGCGATTGTAGGAAGCACAGCCCCGGCGGCGCAGCCGCTGGCCTGCACAACCCTGCTGCTGGCTGATGAGAGCGCCACGGCTGCGCTCGCTGCCCGGCTGGCCACCTGCGACCAGATCGGGCAGGCGCACTTGCACTGGCATGGCGATCTGGGCAGCGGCAAAACCACCTTTGTGCGCCATCTGCTGCGCGCTTTGGGTGTGCAGGGCCGCATCAAAAGCCCCAGCTACGCCATCGTCGAGACCTACCGCCTCGAAGCGGGCCCGCGCTGGAGCGCCGGCTTGGAGGCCGTGCATGCAGATTTTTATCGATTAATCAACCCTCAAGAGTGGGAAGATGCGGGACTGCGTGAACTTTTTACACAACCCGGACTCAAGCTGGTAGAGTGGCCCCAAAAAGCCGCTGGAATGTTGCCCATGCCCGACCTCGAACTGCACCTCGAAACCCTGGCCGACGACAGCCGCCGGTTGCGGGTGCGCGCGCGCAGTGCACGGGGCGTGCGTCTGCTGGAGGCTTTGCAGGCATGA
- a CDS encoding integration host factor subunit alpha, translating to MAELLYQQIGFNKRESKDLVEAFFDQIAERLIEGDDVKLSGFGNFQVRTKSPRPGRNPRTGESVAIAARRVVTFHASPKLKEAVQAGMVESAQAEATPAHTQRF from the coding sequence ATGGCCGAGCTGCTGTACCAGCAAATCGGCTTCAACAAGCGCGAATCCAAAGACCTGGTCGAGGCCTTTTTTGACCAGATCGCCGAACGCCTGATTGAGGGCGATGACGTGAAGCTGTCGGGCTTTGGCAATTTTCAGGTGCGCACCAAATCCCCGAGGCCCGGCCGCAACCCGCGCACGGGCGAGTCGGTGGCCATTGCGGCGCGGCGCGTGGTCACGTTCCACGCCAGCCCCAAGCTCAAAGAGGCGGTGCAGGCCGGGATGGTGGAGTCGGCGCAGGCTGAAGCGACGCCTGCACACACCCAGCGGTTTTGA